The segment GAGGGGTTCCCCGTGCTCCCATGGGCTACCAAACCAATATGGGGCAATTCCCAGGAAGGCCGGGAGGCTTCGGAGTGCCTGGGAGATTTCCCGTTCAGGGTGGGAACGTTCCGCGGGGCGGATTATTATCGAAGCTGATCGGAGGTTTAAATCAGGGAGGACAGGGAACGGCAGCTGGCTACCCGGGGAATCCTGGAATCTTTGGGGGAGTTAATCCGCAGCAGGCCGGTCAATTCGCGAACATGCTGAATAGCGGGCAGCAGGCAGCTGGCGGAGGAGGAATGCTTTCCAATCTTGTGAATGGCGCATCAGCCACTCAGGGGAGCGGCATGATGTCGATGCTGAATAATGTCCAAAATGCACTGAATATGGCTCAAACCGCAATGCCGCTCGTCCAGCAATATGGGCCAATGGTCAAAAACCTTCCAGCGTTATGGCAAATGATGAAAACCTTTAATTCATCCGAAGGAACAAGTGATGATGAAGAACTTGACAGCAGTGAGGCAACGGATGAGGAATCATTTGACTTTCTGGAGAGTGATGAAGACGACGATATATCAAATGAAAGCGACCATCAAAAGATACCAATCCAGAAAGAGAAGAAAAGTGTAAAACAGAAAGAACCGGTTAAAGAAAGAGCTTCTATTCCAAAGCTATACATTTAAAAAAAGCGGCAACTGCCGCTTTTTCTATTGGCATAGACTCCTTATATGCGGCTTTTTCGAAGACCTTGAGAAATTGAATTGACTTGACAATAGCAAGATTCGGGAATTGCGGCAAACTCCTTTTAAAGGCAACCTCCAAAAAACTGTTTATTCGTTAAATATCAAGTGGATACGGTATGATAAAGGAAAAAGACAGGGAGGTTTCATGGTGGTATTATCTGATATCCGAATAAAAGAAATGCTGAAAACAGGAGAGCTGTCCATCGACCCGATAACAGATGGACAAATCCAGCCAGCATCAGTTGATCTGAGGCTCGGGGGACACTTTATGAAAATCGATGAAAATGCCGTTACGGTCATGTCGTTGAATGAAGAAGCAAAGTATGTGGAAATGGAAACGAAAGAAATCGTCATACCGCCGCAATCCTTTTTGCTGGCGACAACAAAAGAATACATTAAGCTTCCAAATAATCTTACAGCTTTTGTGGAGGGGCGCAGCTCGATTGGCAGGATGGGCCTTTTCATCCAAAATGCCGGCTGGGTTGATCCGGGATTTGAAGGCCAGATCACTCTTGAACTCTTTAACGCCAATAGAGTGCCGATCAAATTGACAGCTGATAGAAGGGTATGCCAGCTGGTTTTTGCCGAAATGGACCAGGAGTGTGAAAACCCCTACAGAGGGAAGTACCAGGGTCAGGTGAATGCTGTCCAAAGCAGGGTCCACCAGGACGTTGACGCGCAATAAGCACGATGAATAGGGTTTAAAGGAAAGCAGCAGGTGGTAAAAATCTACGAATGAATATATGTGTTTTAACATCTTGAGGAGGCTTACCATGAAGAAATTACTGGTGCTTTTCCTGGCATTTTTGCTGGTTTTGGGCGGCATGCCGTCTACCCTTAATGCACAGCAATCCGATGCTGCCGGTGACAATACTTTATTTGAACAAATCCGCCTTTTTTGGAGTCAGTATGAACAGTCCATTACCGGACTGCTCGATGAGTTTAACAGTGAAGGCACAACCTCAATAGGCGGTGCCAGCCAGTCGGAAGAAAATACGAACGATAAGCAAACTGAAAGCTCGGTAAAAGAGTTTGAGAAGAAAGTAGTGGAGTTGACCAATAAAGAAAGGGCGGAGCGGGGCCTGGAACCGCTGGAAATTTCCGAGGAATTGACCGCTGTCGCAAGGGAGAAGTCCAAAGATATGAGGGACAACAACTATTTTGATCATACCTCTCCGACATACGGGTCGCCATTTACGATGATGTCCGAATTCGGAATCCAGTATACGGCAGCAGGAGAAAACATCGCAGCCGGCCAAAAGTCACCTGCTCAGGTTGTCGATGACTGGATGAACAGCAAAGGCCATCGCGAAAATATCTTGAACAACCAGTACACACACATCGCGATCGGATATGTTGAAGGCGGCGAATACCGCTATTATTGGACCCAGCATTTCATCCGGAAATAAAGCCGGAAAAGAAAAACGTTAATTCGTATAAAAATCAACTAACTAATCACCCGGAGGTCCAAAAGAAATCCACAAGAAAACACACATCAAACCGTCTTAATTGCATTAAGAATAACAGTCCATTTCGCGTTTGATTTGGACTGTTATTTTTAGTGGAATGACAGGGAGGTGTCTTCTTTGCCGCGGGGCGTCCGGGGAGATTCTTCGGCTCTGTGGCCAAAATCAGGTGAAAGGCCAAATATAGGAACGCAACCCAGCTTTCCATGCAAATAGCCAGAGGAATATGTATTGAAAGTGATCAGAGCTCTTGAAATAGATGGGGCAAAACTTATGCGTGACTGCTGAGTATTATAGTTGATAAAATTGTTCCTTTCCTTCTATGATGGAGAAAAAGACGGAGTCCTTCAGGTTTTTTATCCGTTTAAAATCATTGGATCGTTTTTTAAAGAAAAGGAGTGAGCAGATGGAACCTATCGCTGATCACCTCGATTACGGCCTGGATGTGATTTTTGTCGGATTCAATCCCAGTGTGAAGTCAGGTGAAACCGGTCACCATTATGCTAATCCCACAAACCGTTTCTATAAGCTTTTGCATCATGCCGGGTTGACACCTCGCCAGTATCGTCCTGAAGAAGATCAGGATCTTTTAAAGCTCGGGTATGGGTTCACGAATATTGTTGCGCGTCCGACAAAGGCTGCTGCCGACATAACAAGAGAGGAATATGCGGAAGGGCGGAAAATCCTGCAAAAAAAAATCAAGCAATATATGCCCAAAGTGGTCTGTTTCGTAGGAAAAGGTGTCTACCAGCAATACAGCAAGCGGAACAATGTGGACTGGGGAATACAGGATTCCCCCGTTGTCGAAGAGACTTGCGAATACGTGGCACCGTCTTCCAGCGGCCTTGTCAGGATGAATTTTGAAGAGATGGCGGGCATATATAAAGGTGTCAAGGAACTGATCTGAAATTATTCTGCTGCTATCAGGAATCGATCATTCGGATGACTAAAAAGTGATGAAACAGGGTATTTTCTAGTGACCGGATCCTTGATAGGCAGAAAAATGAATCTGATGTTCGAATAGTTATAGAAGCGGAAAGGGGAAGGATACATGTCAATTAAAAAAGCGATTTTTGAAGATAAGACGAATAAAGATCTTATTAAGCTTTTATTATGGATTGTAACCGCAATTGCTTTGCTGGCATCAGCTTTATTTCCCGCCGTCTTCCGTTTCACAACCGTAGCTGTACTCATTATTGGTATAACATTTATAAGCAGAAAACTTTCAGCGCTCCAGAAGATGCTGGAAGGGGAAACGGAACAGGCGGAGGAAGAAACTGAAGACGCCGATGGGGAAACAAATGATCTGATCGTTCACGAAAACCCGGAGGAAGCTGAAGCGGTACGGAAAGCGATGAAAGAAGCCGAGCTCGGCCGCACCCAAATGCTTGAAGGACTGTTTACACGGGCCAATATGTCTGAAAGTGAGAAAGAAGAATACAGGGATCAGATCTCCGAAAAAGATCAGGAAATCAGCAAGCTTCAGCTGGAAACGCAAAAGTGGAAAGAAAAAGTACAGCAGGCTATAAGCGGGACGACGAAATGGCTGAAAACATCATCGTCGGATACACTTCATTTACTCATTGAGTGCCTGGATGATGATGATATTTCGAATGCATCGCTGCAAGAATTGAATTTAAAGCTCCAGGAATCGAAGAATAACCTCAGTGATACAGAGATTACACTGTTGGAGCGAGATGGTTATGTCGATCATGAATTTAAACTGACACGGACAGGTTATAAAGAATTAAAGAAAAAGGCAGAAAGCGAAGAAGACCCTGCTGTCAAACAAGAAATGGGGTAATGAGACCCCACCGTGAGACACCTTGATACAGGTGTCTTTTTTTGTTAACGAAATTATATTTTTTTGCGTTGCGGATAAAAAGCCAGGAGTGAGTCATGCAGCTCCAGGCGCCAGCGGCTATTGCGCTGATCAAGGGCTCTCCGCATTTCTAGATGTCCGGCTGAGACCCAGGGTCTGTCGCCAACTATGAAAAAGGAGTTCCGGCGTGAAAGCCGGGCTGAACGGCGCGAAACAGTTGCTCTGGCGTGAAAGTTGGATTCTACGGCGTGAAATATGGGAGATTACGCGTGAAACAGTGATTGTGTGACGTGAAAGAAACTGAATTCCGCGCGAAAGTTCATGCGGTTGTTCGCATATGGCGTGAAAAGCCGGGGATATGGCGCGAAGGAACAGTCATCTGGTGTGAAATACGAAGAAACAGTAATAGTCTTTTTTAAAATGAGACAAATCCGGCAGGATACCGGGCATAAATGGTTAGGGTGATCCTTTATATGAGAATATAGCCCGGTTTTGGCCGTCAGCTTGCTTGAAACGGTGGAAGAACGTGCAAATTACCATGCCCGGGGTGCTCAGGCTGTGCTGGTCTGGTATCGTATTGGGATGCAGATCAGCTTCTCCCCTCCGGTAGGATCGATTTTACCGAATCGAAAAAGCACGCGGCAGAGGCACAAGAAGCAGAGGCATCGGATTGGCGATTGCTGAATGGATTGTTAGCGCACATGGGGGTAGGATAATCGTTGACAGCACAGAAGGATCGGGGAGCACATTCACTGTCACGTTTCCCCAGTCCAAAAAGGAGGAATAGGATATGAGAGTAATTGCCGCGGCAGCACTTGCGGTTTTCATGCTTTTTTTACCCGCATGGAACGCCCTTGCAGATGGGGACGACCATGAGAGTGAAGAAAATGATAAGGAAGAATGGCTTGAAGAAGCAGGGGAGCTGCTCGGAGTTGCCGGAGCGGCAGCAGGGGTCGGAGCCGCTCTTTTATTTCCATTAAAAAGAACGTCACCGTTCTTGCGGAAAAAAGTTCCATCGGCAAAGAGATGGATCAGCACCGGACTTAAACTATTGCTTAAATACCACATCATGATTGGACTCGCAGCGTTAATTCTTACAGTTCTTCACGGAGCCGGGATGTATATCAGCGAGGGGGAGCTGGGTCCCCGCGAATGGCTGGGGGCGGTTTCCATCGCCTTGATTGCCGCTGGCTCCGCTTTCGGCTTTATCCTTAATGGCAATAAGAAGCAACAGCTTATCAGAACGATTCATATGATCATTCTCGGTTCGGCGGGGCTGTTTGCAGCAATCCATATTTTGCTTGCCTAAACCAACCTATTCTGCTCTATTAACACGGTAAATAAGTTGAATAAGATAAAGGTGAGCAAAACTATTCCAAAAATGACA is part of the Bacillus marinisedimentorum genome and harbors:
- the vrrA gene encoding VrrA/YqfQ family protein: MPGRFPVQGGNVPRGGLLSKLIGGLNQGGQGTAAGYPGNPGIFGGVNPQQAGQFANMLNSGQQAAGGGGMLSNLVNGASATQGSGMMSMLNNVQNALNMAQTAMPLVQQYGPMVKNLPALWQMMKTFNSSEGTSDDEELDSSEATDEESFDFLESDEDDDISNESDHQKIPIQKEKKSVKQKEPVKERASIPKLYI
- the dcd gene encoding dCTP deaminase → MVLSDIRIKEMLKTGELSIDPITDGQIQPASVDLRLGGHFMKIDENAVTVMSLNEEAKYVEMETKEIVIPPQSFLLATTKEYIKLPNNLTAFVEGRSSIGRMGLFIQNAGWVDPGFEGQITLELFNANRVPIKLTADRRVCQLVFAEMDQECENPYRGKYQGQVNAVQSRVHQDVDAQ
- a CDS encoding mismatch-specific DNA-glycosylase — protein: MEPIADHLDYGLDVIFVGFNPSVKSGETGHHYANPTNRFYKLLHHAGLTPRQYRPEEDQDLLKLGYGFTNIVARPTKAAADITREEYAEGRKILQKKIKQYMPKVVCFVGKGVYQQYSKRNNVDWGIQDSPVVEETCEYVAPSSSGLVRMNFEEMAGIYKGVKELI
- a CDS encoding ATP-binding protein; protein product: MEKARGRGTRSRGIGLAIAEWIVSAHGGRIIVDSTEGSGSTFTVTFPQSKKEE